The Montipora foliosa isolate CH-2021 chromosome 14, ASM3666993v2, whole genome shotgun sequence genome window below encodes:
- the LOC137984763 gene encoding uro-adherence factor A-like isoform X2 translates to MRASGMFLNSCCPLLILPQDLKKSSKRKNSKDKMVAVEDNSNSVEMKEFASSSVPIQGTKHVTLPTNSKDMDPKGAASLLENRRVSASVSEIRDLYSALQELVPGNAASSLSHQVVPEEENPRGGVSSNQSSPRPRRRSLRNSMTEQGVTRSTNSEEESLSMRVRRLLPVLPHSPSSLRKFNPKNNQALDVNDNQSATKGKRTPDMERRGSSGEVTIDTKTNPIGKPNMERRVSSGDVLLGGRNNENKEPKTNLAMVRSASSIDIYRGGEERKSKTKTPSLLKLDRFFNPRLMAGRGSEGLVIQPKTNKQEKKPSPLKMRRSGSSSDTLETETTNTTRISQSPLTSPSQNEELTTAEQPQNTVHSSPRQKPLKNALNKFSEFLKEKTPSPSPEPKEPTAGIQEAISQSDVVDGLAKPKPLIRLESQMDLLLNSLNDLQGSPKEKLHVSNSDPLRQLDQRRASLGTEMQKLLGALKDLCPSSDSDSLGEHELRSRNGSVSCERMTVERESLDELEAYFTGKLRDATKAGDRASKTPSERSSECEVVQSDKEDGEGNETSLVLSNKRTSLIVGSVDEGIDLTDHPINTSVKRPQSQKDRDRFANQVNKKLQDWLEKAMILAQKEKENLKTNENFTNSESEEFKFDSHDSDESDSKDKEPQKLRRNLFNKLSFLRRGEKSRWKHRHRRTRSMHDVTISLENEQESQDGEEGKESETTTADVERKSSTVTRSRSMHTVVQTRNKHRPTKEVNEAEDVMAAETDTNLQSTAKGSEHARAELRAPRSSNDLGEETAYVETPRSQQSESKNLNGSMSKKRLGRLPTDLPLFYHPREQNSGDTQENPQQTTTESPSLNRKKLFSQNGVIYTGMEDSFYTEKKSGDKKLKKTASNAVPYPRILVNESSNYFFGDRYVGEVTLVYPSLSPPGSLRRCTSMDSFLHTKDLHDCQRPESSRSYQYGNDLLPDDAGSNHMFRPLSDDQAIHSPTQAHIWDTEVTI, encoded by the exons ATGCGTGCATCAGGAATGTTTCTGAACTCTTGTTGTCCGCTCTTAATCCTACCACAGGACTTAAAA aagtcaagcaaaagaaaaaattcaaaGGACAAAATGGTGGCAGTCGAGGACAATAGCAATAGCGTGGAGATGAAAG AATTTGCATCTTCTTCAGTTCCGATCCAAGGAACAAAGCACGTGACACTGCCGACAAACAGCAAGGACATGGATCCCAAGGGAGCGGCTTCTTTGTTGGAAAACCGTCGGGTATCTGCGTCTGTCAGCGAGATAcgggatttatatagcgccctccAAGAACTTGTCCCAGGGAATGCGGCATCCTCACTGTCCCACCAAGTGGTTCCAGAGGAGGAAAATCCCAGGGGCGGAGTTTCTTCAAATCAAAGTTCTCCTCGACCGCGACGAAGAAGTCTACGCAATAGCATGACAGAACAGGGTGTTACACGCTCGACAAACAGCGAGGAAGAGTCCTTGTCAATGCGAGTAAGACGACTACTTCCAGTCCTTCCTCATTCGCCATCCAGCTTACGAAAGTTCAACCCCAAAAACAATCAAGCGCTTGACGTAAACGATAATCAAAGTGCGACGAAAGGCAAACGAACACCTGACATGGAAAGGCGTGGTTCCAGTGGCGAGGTCACGATAGACACAAAGACCAATCCAATTGGCAAACCTAATATGGAAAGGAGAGTGTCCAGCGGAGACGTTCTCCTTGGAGGACGAAACAATGAGAACAAGGAACCCAAAACTAATTTGGCAATGGTGAGGAGTGCCTCCAGTATTGATATTTACCGCGGAGGTGAAGAAAGGAAATCAAAAACGAAAACTCCGAGCCTGCTGAAATTGGACAGATTCTTCAATCCTCGCTTGATGGCCGGGAGAGGATCCGAGGGGCTTGTTATCCAGCCTAAAACCAACAAGCAAGAGAAAAAGCCCAGCCCCTTGAAAATGAGACGAAGTGGTTCTAGTAGTGACACCTTGGAAACGGAGACAACCAATACGACCAGGATATCTCAAAGTCCATTAACGTCGCCGTCACAAAACGAAGAATTAACTACGGCTGAGCAACCCCAAAACACAGTTCATTCGTCCCCAAGGCAAAAACCTTTGAAGAACGCATTGAACAAGTTTTCGGagtttttaaaagagaaaacacctTCACCCAGTCCAGAACCCAAAGAGCCAACTGCAGGCATACAAGAAgctatcagccaatcagatgtcGTAGACGGACTGGCAAAGCCCAAGCCGCTTATCAGACTGGAGAGTCAGATGGATTTATTGCTAAATTCACTAAATGATCTCCAGGGTTCACCTAAGGAAAAACTTCATGTAAGCAATAGTGATCCTTTAAGGCAGCTCGATCAGCGCCGCGCTAGCCTGGGAACGGAGATGCAGAAACTCTTAGGTGCCCTAAAGGATCTCTGCCCCAGCTCGGACTCAGATTCTCTCGGTGAGCATGAGCTGCGTTCGAGGAATGGATCTGTATCGTGTGAACGCATGACTGTTGAACGAGAATCTCTTGATGAACTGGAGGCGTACTTCACCGGGAAGTTGCGAGATGCCACGAAGGCGGGCGACAGGGCATCCAAAACACCTTCGGAGAGGTCTTCCGAATGCGAAGTTGTTCAGTCGGACAAAGAAGATGGCGAGGGAAATGAAACAAGCTTAGTGTTGTCTAACAAGAGAACTTCCCTGATTGTAGGAAGCGTCGATGAAGGTATCGACCTCACTGATCACCCGATCAATACCTCAGTGAAACGGCCGCAGTCGCAAAAAGATCGCGATCGATTCGCCAACCAAGTTAACAAAAAACTTCAGGATTGGCTTGAGAAAGCAATGATCTTAGcacagaaagaaaaggaaaacctGAAAACAAACGAAAACTTTACGAATTCTGAAAGCGAGGAATTTAAGTTTGACTCACACGATTCAGACGAGAGCGATAGCAAAGACAAGGAGCCTCAAAAGCTCCGACGAAACCTCTTTAATAAATTGTCGTTCCTTCGCCGGGGGGAAAAATCTCGATGGAAACACAGACATCGAAGGACCAGGTCTATGCATGACGTCACAATTTCACTTGAGAACGAACAAGAGAGCCAAGATGGCGAGGAAGGCAAGGAGTCTGAAACTACGACTGCGGATGTCGAACGAAAATCAAGCACGGTGACCAGGTCGCGATCCATGCACACTGTTGTGCAAACGCGAAACAAACACCGGCCGACAAAGGAGGTGAATGAAGCAGAGGACGTGATGGCGGCTGAAACAGACACGAATCTGCAATCGACTGCAAAAGGCTCTGAGCATGCGCGAGCGGAGTTGAGGGCTCCACGTTCTAGCAACGACTTGGGAGAGGAGACTGCATACGTAGAGACCCCAAGATCGCAACAATCGGAGAGTAAAAACCTGAATGGTTCAATGTCAAAAAAGCGGTTGGGTCGTCTGCCAACGGACTTGCCGCTGTTCTATCACCCACGCGAGCAAAACTCTGGAGACACACAAGAAAACCCACAACAAACGACAACTGAGAGCCCCTCGCTGAATCGCAAGAAATTATTTTCGCAGAATGGCGTCATTTATACTGGAATGGAGGACAGTTTTTACACCGAAAAGAAAAGCGGGgataaaaaactgaaaaagactGCCAGCAACGCAGTGCCTTACCCTCGAATCCTTGTGAACGAGAGTTCAAATTACTTCTTTGGAGATAGGTATGTTGGAGAAGTGACACTGGTGTATCCGAGTTTATCTCCGCCGGGATCTTTGCGTCGATGTACCTCTATGGATAGTTTTTTACACACTAAAGATTTACATGATTGCCAACGGCCGGAGTCGAGTCGTTCTTATCAGTACGGTAACGATTTACTGCCTGATGATGCAGGGAGCAATCATATGTTCAGACCACTGAGCGATGACCAGGCAATTCATTCTCCAACGCAGGCTCATATTTGGGACACAGAGGTGACAATCTGA
- the LOC137984763 gene encoding uro-adherence factor A-like isoform X3 yields MTKLNSRNVKAKRTKSSKRKNSKDKMVAVEDNSNSVEMKEFASSSVPIQGTKHVTLPTNSKDMDPKGAASLLENRRVSASVSEIRDLYSALQELVPGNAASSLSHQVVPEEENPRGGVSSNQSSPRPRRRSLRNSMTEQGVTRSTNSEEESLSMRVRRLLPVLPHSPSSLRKFNPKNNQALDVNDNQSATKGKRTPDMERRGSSGEVTIDTKTNPIGKPNMERRVSSGDVLLGGRNNENKEPKTNLAMVRSASSIDIYRGGEERKSKTKTPSLLKLDRFFNPRLMAGRGSEGLVIQPKTNKQEKKPSPLKMRRSGSSSDTLETETTNTTRISQSPLTSPSQNEELTTAEQPQNTVHSSPRQKPLKNALNKFSEFLKEKTPSPSPEPKEPTAGIQEAISQSDVVDGLAKPKPLIRLESQMDLLLNSLNDLQGSPKEKLHVSNSDPLRQLDQRRASLGTEMQKLLGALKDLCPSSDSDSLGEHELRSRNGSVSCERMTVERESLDELEAYFTGKLRDATKAGDRASKTPSERSSECEVVQSDKEDGEGNETSLVLSNKRTSLIVGSVDEGIDLTDHPINTSVKRPQSQKDRDRFANQVNKKLQDWLEKAMILAQKEKENLKTNENFTNSESEEFKFDSHDSDESDSKDKEPQKLRRNLFNKLSFLRRGEKSRWKHRHRRTRSMHDVTISLENEQESQDGEEGKESETTTADVERKSSTVTRSRSMHTVVQTRNKHRPTKEVNEAEDVMAAETDTNLQSTAKGSEHARAELRAPRSSNDLGEETAYVETPRSQQSESKNLNGSMSKKRLGRLPTDLPLFYHPREQNSGDTQENPQQTTTESPSLNRKKLFSQNGVIYTGMEDSFYTEKKSGDKKLKKTASNAVPYPRILVNESSNYFFGDRYVGEVTLVYPSLSPPGSLRRCTSMDSFLHTKDLHDCQRPESSRSYQYGNDLLPDDAGSNHMFRPLSDDQAIHSPTQAHIWDTEVTI; encoded by the exons ATGACTAAGCTTAATAGCAGAAACGTGAAGGCAAAAAGGACG aagtcaagcaaaagaaaaaattcaaaGGACAAAATGGTGGCAGTCGAGGACAATAGCAATAGCGTGGAGATGAAAG AATTTGCATCTTCTTCAGTTCCGATCCAAGGAACAAAGCACGTGACACTGCCGACAAACAGCAAGGACATGGATCCCAAGGGAGCGGCTTCTTTGTTGGAAAACCGTCGGGTATCTGCGTCTGTCAGCGAGATAcgggatttatatagcgccctccAAGAACTTGTCCCAGGGAATGCGGCATCCTCACTGTCCCACCAAGTGGTTCCAGAGGAGGAAAATCCCAGGGGCGGAGTTTCTTCAAATCAAAGTTCTCCTCGACCGCGACGAAGAAGTCTACGCAATAGCATGACAGAACAGGGTGTTACACGCTCGACAAACAGCGAGGAAGAGTCCTTGTCAATGCGAGTAAGACGACTACTTCCAGTCCTTCCTCATTCGCCATCCAGCTTACGAAAGTTCAACCCCAAAAACAATCAAGCGCTTGACGTAAACGATAATCAAAGTGCGACGAAAGGCAAACGAACACCTGACATGGAAAGGCGTGGTTCCAGTGGCGAGGTCACGATAGACACAAAGACCAATCCAATTGGCAAACCTAATATGGAAAGGAGAGTGTCCAGCGGAGACGTTCTCCTTGGAGGACGAAACAATGAGAACAAGGAACCCAAAACTAATTTGGCAATGGTGAGGAGTGCCTCCAGTATTGATATTTACCGCGGAGGTGAAGAAAGGAAATCAAAAACGAAAACTCCGAGCCTGCTGAAATTGGACAGATTCTTCAATCCTCGCTTGATGGCCGGGAGAGGATCCGAGGGGCTTGTTATCCAGCCTAAAACCAACAAGCAAGAGAAAAAGCCCAGCCCCTTGAAAATGAGACGAAGTGGTTCTAGTAGTGACACCTTGGAAACGGAGACAACCAATACGACCAGGATATCTCAAAGTCCATTAACGTCGCCGTCACAAAACGAAGAATTAACTACGGCTGAGCAACCCCAAAACACAGTTCATTCGTCCCCAAGGCAAAAACCTTTGAAGAACGCATTGAACAAGTTTTCGGagtttttaaaagagaaaacacctTCACCCAGTCCAGAACCCAAAGAGCCAACTGCAGGCATACAAGAAgctatcagccaatcagatgtcGTAGACGGACTGGCAAAGCCCAAGCCGCTTATCAGACTGGAGAGTCAGATGGATTTATTGCTAAATTCACTAAATGATCTCCAGGGTTCACCTAAGGAAAAACTTCATGTAAGCAATAGTGATCCTTTAAGGCAGCTCGATCAGCGCCGCGCTAGCCTGGGAACGGAGATGCAGAAACTCTTAGGTGCCCTAAAGGATCTCTGCCCCAGCTCGGACTCAGATTCTCTCGGTGAGCATGAGCTGCGTTCGAGGAATGGATCTGTATCGTGTGAACGCATGACTGTTGAACGAGAATCTCTTGATGAACTGGAGGCGTACTTCACCGGGAAGTTGCGAGATGCCACGAAGGCGGGCGACAGGGCATCCAAAACACCTTCGGAGAGGTCTTCCGAATGCGAAGTTGTTCAGTCGGACAAAGAAGATGGCGAGGGAAATGAAACAAGCTTAGTGTTGTCTAACAAGAGAACTTCCCTGATTGTAGGAAGCGTCGATGAAGGTATCGACCTCACTGATCACCCGATCAATACCTCAGTGAAACGGCCGCAGTCGCAAAAAGATCGCGATCGATTCGCCAACCAAGTTAACAAAAAACTTCAGGATTGGCTTGAGAAAGCAATGATCTTAGcacagaaagaaaaggaaaacctGAAAACAAACGAAAACTTTACGAATTCTGAAAGCGAGGAATTTAAGTTTGACTCACACGATTCAGACGAGAGCGATAGCAAAGACAAGGAGCCTCAAAAGCTCCGACGAAACCTCTTTAATAAATTGTCGTTCCTTCGCCGGGGGGAAAAATCTCGATGGAAACACAGACATCGAAGGACCAGGTCTATGCATGACGTCACAATTTCACTTGAGAACGAACAAGAGAGCCAAGATGGCGAGGAAGGCAAGGAGTCTGAAACTACGACTGCGGATGTCGAACGAAAATCAAGCACGGTGACCAGGTCGCGATCCATGCACACTGTTGTGCAAACGCGAAACAAACACCGGCCGACAAAGGAGGTGAATGAAGCAGAGGACGTGATGGCGGCTGAAACAGACACGAATCTGCAATCGACTGCAAAAGGCTCTGAGCATGCGCGAGCGGAGTTGAGGGCTCCACGTTCTAGCAACGACTTGGGAGAGGAGACTGCATACGTAGAGACCCCAAGATCGCAACAATCGGAGAGTAAAAACCTGAATGGTTCAATGTCAAAAAAGCGGTTGGGTCGTCTGCCAACGGACTTGCCGCTGTTCTATCACCCACGCGAGCAAAACTCTGGAGACACACAAGAAAACCCACAACAAACGACAACTGAGAGCCCCTCGCTGAATCGCAAGAAATTATTTTCGCAGAATGGCGTCATTTATACTGGAATGGAGGACAGTTTTTACACCGAAAAGAAAAGCGGGgataaaaaactgaaaaagactGCCAGCAACGCAGTGCCTTACCCTCGAATCCTTGTGAACGAGAGTTCAAATTACTTCTTTGGAGATAGGTATGTTGGAGAAGTGACACTGGTGTATCCGAGTTTATCTCCGCCGGGATCTTTGCGTCGATGTACCTCTATGGATAGTTTTTTACACACTAAAGATTTACATGATTGCCAACGGCCGGAGTCGAGTCGTTCTTATCAGTACGGTAACGATTTACTGCCTGATGATGCAGGGAGCAATCATATGTTCAGACCACTGAGCGATGACCAGGCAATTCATTCTCCAACGCAGGCTCATATTTGGGACACAGAGGTGACAATCTGA
- the LOC137984763 gene encoding uro-adherence factor A-like isoform X1, with protein sequence MMKTWFKGPLLPSKPSFKFRKLKKSSKRKNSKDKMVAVEDNSNSVEMKEFASSSVPIQGTKHVTLPTNSKDMDPKGAASLLENRRVSASVSEIRDLYSALQELVPGNAASSLSHQVVPEEENPRGGVSSNQSSPRPRRRSLRNSMTEQGVTRSTNSEEESLSMRVRRLLPVLPHSPSSLRKFNPKNNQALDVNDNQSATKGKRTPDMERRGSSGEVTIDTKTNPIGKPNMERRVSSGDVLLGGRNNENKEPKTNLAMVRSASSIDIYRGGEERKSKTKTPSLLKLDRFFNPRLMAGRGSEGLVIQPKTNKQEKKPSPLKMRRSGSSSDTLETETTNTTRISQSPLTSPSQNEELTTAEQPQNTVHSSPRQKPLKNALNKFSEFLKEKTPSPSPEPKEPTAGIQEAISQSDVVDGLAKPKPLIRLESQMDLLLNSLNDLQGSPKEKLHVSNSDPLRQLDQRRASLGTEMQKLLGALKDLCPSSDSDSLGEHELRSRNGSVSCERMTVERESLDELEAYFTGKLRDATKAGDRASKTPSERSSECEVVQSDKEDGEGNETSLVLSNKRTSLIVGSVDEGIDLTDHPINTSVKRPQSQKDRDRFANQVNKKLQDWLEKAMILAQKEKENLKTNENFTNSESEEFKFDSHDSDESDSKDKEPQKLRRNLFNKLSFLRRGEKSRWKHRHRRTRSMHDVTISLENEQESQDGEEGKESETTTADVERKSSTVTRSRSMHTVVQTRNKHRPTKEVNEAEDVMAAETDTNLQSTAKGSEHARAELRAPRSSNDLGEETAYVETPRSQQSESKNLNGSMSKKRLGRLPTDLPLFYHPREQNSGDTQENPQQTTTESPSLNRKKLFSQNGVIYTGMEDSFYTEKKSGDKKLKKTASNAVPYPRILVNESSNYFFGDRYVGEVTLVYPSLSPPGSLRRCTSMDSFLHTKDLHDCQRPESSRSYQYGNDLLPDDAGSNHMFRPLSDDQAIHSPTQAHIWDTEVTI encoded by the exons aagtcaagcaaaagaaaaaattcaaaGGACAAAATGGTGGCAGTCGAGGACAATAGCAATAGCGTGGAGATGAAAG AATTTGCATCTTCTTCAGTTCCGATCCAAGGAACAAAGCACGTGACACTGCCGACAAACAGCAAGGACATGGATCCCAAGGGAGCGGCTTCTTTGTTGGAAAACCGTCGGGTATCTGCGTCTGTCAGCGAGATAcgggatttatatagcgccctccAAGAACTTGTCCCAGGGAATGCGGCATCCTCACTGTCCCACCAAGTGGTTCCAGAGGAGGAAAATCCCAGGGGCGGAGTTTCTTCAAATCAAAGTTCTCCTCGACCGCGACGAAGAAGTCTACGCAATAGCATGACAGAACAGGGTGTTACACGCTCGACAAACAGCGAGGAAGAGTCCTTGTCAATGCGAGTAAGACGACTACTTCCAGTCCTTCCTCATTCGCCATCCAGCTTACGAAAGTTCAACCCCAAAAACAATCAAGCGCTTGACGTAAACGATAATCAAAGTGCGACGAAAGGCAAACGAACACCTGACATGGAAAGGCGTGGTTCCAGTGGCGAGGTCACGATAGACACAAAGACCAATCCAATTGGCAAACCTAATATGGAAAGGAGAGTGTCCAGCGGAGACGTTCTCCTTGGAGGACGAAACAATGAGAACAAGGAACCCAAAACTAATTTGGCAATGGTGAGGAGTGCCTCCAGTATTGATATTTACCGCGGAGGTGAAGAAAGGAAATCAAAAACGAAAACTCCGAGCCTGCTGAAATTGGACAGATTCTTCAATCCTCGCTTGATGGCCGGGAGAGGATCCGAGGGGCTTGTTATCCAGCCTAAAACCAACAAGCAAGAGAAAAAGCCCAGCCCCTTGAAAATGAGACGAAGTGGTTCTAGTAGTGACACCTTGGAAACGGAGACAACCAATACGACCAGGATATCTCAAAGTCCATTAACGTCGCCGTCACAAAACGAAGAATTAACTACGGCTGAGCAACCCCAAAACACAGTTCATTCGTCCCCAAGGCAAAAACCTTTGAAGAACGCATTGAACAAGTTTTCGGagtttttaaaagagaaaacacctTCACCCAGTCCAGAACCCAAAGAGCCAACTGCAGGCATACAAGAAgctatcagccaatcagatgtcGTAGACGGACTGGCAAAGCCCAAGCCGCTTATCAGACTGGAGAGTCAGATGGATTTATTGCTAAATTCACTAAATGATCTCCAGGGTTCACCTAAGGAAAAACTTCATGTAAGCAATAGTGATCCTTTAAGGCAGCTCGATCAGCGCCGCGCTAGCCTGGGAACGGAGATGCAGAAACTCTTAGGTGCCCTAAAGGATCTCTGCCCCAGCTCGGACTCAGATTCTCTCGGTGAGCATGAGCTGCGTTCGAGGAATGGATCTGTATCGTGTGAACGCATGACTGTTGAACGAGAATCTCTTGATGAACTGGAGGCGTACTTCACCGGGAAGTTGCGAGATGCCACGAAGGCGGGCGACAGGGCATCCAAAACACCTTCGGAGAGGTCTTCCGAATGCGAAGTTGTTCAGTCGGACAAAGAAGATGGCGAGGGAAATGAAACAAGCTTAGTGTTGTCTAACAAGAGAACTTCCCTGATTGTAGGAAGCGTCGATGAAGGTATCGACCTCACTGATCACCCGATCAATACCTCAGTGAAACGGCCGCAGTCGCAAAAAGATCGCGATCGATTCGCCAACCAAGTTAACAAAAAACTTCAGGATTGGCTTGAGAAAGCAATGATCTTAGcacagaaagaaaaggaaaacctGAAAACAAACGAAAACTTTACGAATTCTGAAAGCGAGGAATTTAAGTTTGACTCACACGATTCAGACGAGAGCGATAGCAAAGACAAGGAGCCTCAAAAGCTCCGACGAAACCTCTTTAATAAATTGTCGTTCCTTCGCCGGGGGGAAAAATCTCGATGGAAACACAGACATCGAAGGACCAGGTCTATGCATGACGTCACAATTTCACTTGAGAACGAACAAGAGAGCCAAGATGGCGAGGAAGGCAAGGAGTCTGAAACTACGACTGCGGATGTCGAACGAAAATCAAGCACGGTGACCAGGTCGCGATCCATGCACACTGTTGTGCAAACGCGAAACAAACACCGGCCGACAAAGGAGGTGAATGAAGCAGAGGACGTGATGGCGGCTGAAACAGACACGAATCTGCAATCGACTGCAAAAGGCTCTGAGCATGCGCGAGCGGAGTTGAGGGCTCCACGTTCTAGCAACGACTTGGGAGAGGAGACTGCATACGTAGAGACCCCAAGATCGCAACAATCGGAGAGTAAAAACCTGAATGGTTCAATGTCAAAAAAGCGGTTGGGTCGTCTGCCAACGGACTTGCCGCTGTTCTATCACCCACGCGAGCAAAACTCTGGAGACACACAAGAAAACCCACAACAAACGACAACTGAGAGCCCCTCGCTGAATCGCAAGAAATTATTTTCGCAGAATGGCGTCATTTATACTGGAATGGAGGACAGTTTTTACACCGAAAAGAAAAGCGGGgataaaaaactgaaaaagactGCCAGCAACGCAGTGCCTTACCCTCGAATCCTTGTGAACGAGAGTTCAAATTACTTCTTTGGAGATAGGTATGTTGGAGAAGTGACACTGGTGTATCCGAGTTTATCTCCGCCGGGATCTTTGCGTCGATGTACCTCTATGGATAGTTTTTTACACACTAAAGATTTACATGATTGCCAACGGCCGGAGTCGAGTCGTTCTTATCAGTACGGTAACGATTTACTGCCTGATGATGCAGGGAGCAATCATATGTTCAGACCACTGAGCGATGACCAGGCAATTCATTCTCCAACGCAGGCTCATATTTGGGACACAGAGGTGACAATCTGA